In Strix aluco isolate bStrAlu1 chromosome Z, bStrAlu1.hap1, whole genome shotgun sequence, the sequence GTGCTGTCCGGGATCCGCAGTGAGGGTCTGGGGCCTGGGGGGGATGGAGCCTGCTTTCCTGGCAGCGGCCCTcgcagggctgtgctgtgtggTGGGTGTTTGGcttctgctgagcagtgctcacacagcctCAGGGCTGTGTCTGCAACCCCTCATCCTCAAAGGCCAGTGGGCTGGAAGTACGGAAGCAGGGGGggcatagccaggacagctgtccCAAGCTGACCAAAGAcctaccatatgatgtcatgctcagccaTAAAGTgaacagaaaggaggaggggagggggcatTTGTTATTAAGGTGTTTGTCTTCTGGACCAGGCAGTACGCATACTgaggccctgcttcccaggcagtggctggacatcacctgctgatggggagtggatatttttgctttcttctgcttctgcatggcctttgcttttgctttgttaaactgcttttatctcagcccacaagctctttctcatcttattttcttctccccgtcctgctgaggagggagcGATAGAGTGGTTTGGTGGGCATCTAGCatctagccagggtcaacccacctcACCAACATGAGCAAAACCAGGATAGcgtggggaaaaaggaaaggttCACCACTGCATGGAGTTCGAGGCTTATTTTTCCTGGATTTGTCTTAACTCCTTGCCTGTATGGTACAATGTCCTGGTGCTGCTAGTGGGGGAGTCCCCTGATTGCAGGCACCAGAGTGCAACTTGACAACTTGCGGAGGGTTGAAAGGCTGAGAAGATTAGCAGGATGTGCTGAATCCATGTGCCTCCTCAGCAGGAGCAGGAAGATGGAGCCCTTGACACTACAAGTATTTATTTGGAAATGCTGAGGGCCAGCTGACACTGCTCAGATGGTGAAATCAGATTTTGGAATAAAGGAGATGATTGCATCAAGAGACACCCAGTTGGTCTCACCAGGCTCTTCTGAAGAAAATTGGTCTGCAAGGGTCTGACTTTTGACTTCTTAGCCTAAAAGTTGAAGCTGGTGGTAACAGTCTCAGCTTAATTCTCCAGGAGGTTAAGTTGTTAACTGGAATCCCTGTTGATTTGGCATGCCAGAACAGACATGCTTGAAAGATCAAGAGATGAGCTGACAAACTTTGCAGGGGTGCTGCAGACTCCCGGGAAGAATAGAGAGATGGCCTGCAGCAGGAGAGGGACATGTCTGCTGGGGAACGGAGCTGCAAGGCATCAGCACAAGAATCGGAAACTCACTTTAAAAAAGCAATTCTTAATCAAGCTACTGAAGTACCCCAGTAATCAATATTCTGAAGTATCACCAGTATGATTTAGAGCAGGTAGACATAAAATAGCCTGTGTCAGCTTTCCTGGTTAACACACTTGTGTTTGAAATGCCTGTCCATATGGGGAGTCCACCCtgaagggctgggctgggggcaacTGGCGGCAGCTTGGAGGCCACCCTTCCCTCACGGCTCCTTTCTGGAGCTGTTTTATCCATCACCACTGTGTGTGGCCATGGAGAGTCTGACTAAGGCAAACATCATCTCCCTGCTATGGTGCTCTGATTTGAAAGGACTGAGAATGAGTTTTTCAGGCACTGAAAAACATACAGTCTGTTAAACTACTGAAGGGTATGTATCTGTGgatatatattcatacatatgTGTGCATATCTTCATACATATACACAGGTGTGTTTCTATACAAGTATATATATACTTATGTGGGACTGGTGTAGGGGCTACAGTTCCCCAGGCGACTGCCATGGCACTGTGGTAGGAGGAGACagggaaaggtgtgagtgtgtgtaAATGCTGCTGCTCATCCATCCCTCCTCCCTTGCTCTCAAAGCCACCATTCCTTCCCGGCCACTTCTCATCAGACCCTACCATGAGCTGATTTGACTTGGTAAACGTGGTAGCACCACCACCACAAACCCCCGGTTTTCTcgcttgttttgttttctgctagtGCAGGGAACTGCTAAGGTAAGGAGGGTGGATAAGCAGGCAcactgcagggcaggaggaggcccACAGCTTCAGCATAGCACAAAGGCAGCAGGAGAACGTGTTTCTGCTGAGGCATCCTGGCTTCCTCCCATATTGGAGGGCTAAGATTTGCTGGGAGCTCTAAATTACTTTCCCctgcagagaggagagaaatCCAAGAACTGACAAGAAGTTTTTAGCACACTGATCGTTGAGGTTTATGCTTCTAGTCTTTGCTGCCTTGCATTTTGCGGACAAAACAAGGTCTTAGGCACTGAATGGGCCAGTACCACAAGGACTTCAGGGGCTGCTTAACTTTTTAGTGGCAGAAGCAGATGTGTCCTGAGATTACTTTAACGGAAATATAAGTAGTTAAAGTAACTACTGAGTTGGGGGGAGAGATTtatgttatatatacatatacgaATTAGAACCATTTTTAAGACTACAGCATCGCAAGGCTAACAGTTACGTCAAAACAAGAAGGGACTAGATGGGGTGAGTCATTACAGTTTGTTCTAACATTGATCTTTATGCTAAACAACCAGAAAAAGGGAGGTACAGCTTGTCACCAAAGAGTTTTGGATAGGTATTTTGTTTTGCACCTTTCATCAACCATCATTGCAAAGACACTTACCTTGAATCTCTTCATCAGGGGAAGCAAAGCTCATTACATTACTTGGCAAATTACAGCTTTTGCTGTTCAGAATTGTATCAGCTTTCATTCCtatctaattaaaaaataaataataatttatttaccCTAATCTTGTTGTTCCAGCCGTTGCAAAAACAAGCATGCTGGGCCTAGGAAAGCACAGCGCCAATTCTGGCCTTTGAGAGAATTGGTATGCAAGATCTTAGAAGTAATACAGTGATTTTCAGGGTCCAAGGTTAGTGTTCATTTTCTTGAGGGAAAGGAAAATCAAGacaaaaagcatttcaaatagTTTAACTTCAGCATGAAGGCCTAAGCAGAGTAAAATTTTTGTATTAACACCTGTAATCTAACTTGACATGAAAATTAAGGATTTGGGCAAGTTTTCTTACACCAGAGAACAGGAACATGTTCCCCACAGCTCACCATGTAGTTTGAATACTGAGTTACACTGCTGCAATACATTACTCTGAAGTTACGTTTAAGTCCCAGCTAAGATTTTGCTATACTTAAGCTATGTTTTAATGTTTGAGGGAAATCACTACTTACCATTTTACCTGCATTGCTGCATTTTTCACTCTTCTCTATGTAACATTAGGTAGCATGGTAGTGTGCACTTTAGCGGTACCTGGAGTTCTTAAAAGGTGTTCAGAGGGACtgctaaatatttctgaaaatgaagtagCAAAAGTGTAGTGTAGATGCATGAAAAGCTTTACAAGTAAAGAAAGGTTTCCAGACATTTATTTCTGGAACTGTACACCAGGTATTAAAGtacaacaaatacaaaataatgctcaaaaaaatcagtgtttatgTACAAATATTAAAACCAATGCAACAACAGCGACTTCCTCTTGAACATCTGATACTAAAACATGTTCCGATTGTCACTAGATTTGTTGTTATGCACAGGGTACTTACTCTGAACTGAGAATAACTGGAATCTCTGTTTTATTAGGAAGACTATAGTAATTCCTACTGTATTTTACAACTGATAGTATCCTCCTCcttctttcagtgaaaaataggaataaaaaaaatagtaaccttgtcattattttataaattactgtatttagtTTCCCTGTCTGTAGACAATGTGCTTGTAATGCTGGGCAAATAGTGTCCCTGTTAGTCAGTTTATCCATTAGTTTACATTCAAAGTTGAAATATTCACTAGAGACTTTGGTTAAATTAAGCGTTAACACTATGTTCTACTTGATCTGAAGTTTTCCTATATTTTTGACcctcagttttaaaaattaaaaacaggaaacaattgCACAATTCGATGACCTAATTTTACACAATTTAGTATTCTTCATACAGTATTGTACATCCTTCAAGTAAATTCAGCAGTTTGACCATAACAAGAGGAAaactaaacatttaaaaaactagCATGAGAAGATGACATATGACTAACCAAAGTAAAAGTATTGCTATAATCACAGCACCAGTTACACTTCTAAATGAATCAGCTACCCTCTTCCGATTCCCTGTACATAAAAAGGATACATTTACCAACACTGCAATTGCCCATtatggattttttggtttgtctgtATGAAGAAAAAGTGTAGCAATGGACAAAGAATTCATCACAGTTTGTTATAAGAATTGTGCTTCACCATCTAAGAAACAAGGCAATGTAATTTCTTCGTATGGTTGAAATTCAGTTATCTTCATGCTGACTTTCAAAACGCAATTCTTTTAATAAACAGTAACAAGTTCtccatttaaatgtttaaactgagagaaaaataagtaagtccagcttttaaaagaaaagttcaaTAAATAGCTATTTTACATGGGTAAAGTCATAGTGGTACAAATTTATGAATGTCACATCAAGCATGCACAAAAATGTTACTATACACAGAAGTAGtcagaaaatattgaaatagaGATCTAAAAAGATATGAAGAATTTACATATTTACAAAATCTTGCAAATTATTGCCTCATTTTAACAAGGAATTAAAAGTAAACGATACCAGCTAGCTAGCCAACAGGCTAAATAACATCAGCATCTATTAGACTAGCCggaattcatttttctctcaTACCATTTTCTGAATTTTGGTCAAAAGTCTTTATTAAATAACTAAAGTGTCCATTCAACTTGCTGACAACCCAAACCTTAGACAAGTGTCTGTCTACATTAAGAGCCCAGCAATGCATAGATAAACTGAATATATTACTGCATCAGCTAATGAGAATGGGCATGTTCATTTAAGTGCAACTGGTATAAGCATTCAGTCATCTTTGTATAATGATTTTTATACAGACCAGCCACTCACTGTAAACCCATAGATAAACTTGAATGTGTAACAATGGAAGATTATGGCCAGTATTTTACAAAATTACATAAAATGTGTTGAttcataaacaaaagaaacaaggtACGAAGTTCAgcacaaaacacagcaacaaGAAGCTGACAACTTGGCTAAAAACTGTCAAGAGTACAAAACAGGGCCAAGGCTACCTGATACTTACTGTGTACTTACTAAAGTTACATATTTCAGATGTGTAAGCTGTAACTAATTATAAAATTATCTCTACTTTTGTCCACTCTgctaaaataatttgtttttaatatggtAAACGTACTATTGTGCAAACACTTCAAAGTAATCTTCATTACAATGCTGTAAAGAAAACTCCATACGCTGCACCCAAAACTCAGGATGTCAATGCAGTTCACAGTATGCACAATAAATACTCTCTTCCCTTTCAAATATTAAAGTCACTACTTTCTAATTACTCAGCATAACCTTGAAGCAACCATTACAAATATCAACAACGCAAACAAGCACttgaataatgaaaacaaattagtGGCAATTAAATTTGTAATACAAACAGTGCGAAGAAAAAGTATGGAGGGAAAGGGATAATCCTATTGAAATAAGGTTCAGATTCTCATTAAAAACCCCTGCAATTTGTATGCTACAACAGGTTACAAGCCAATACTATGTTTGATTTTGACTCTTCTGCAAGAATTAGAACAAACATTTGCAAGACAAATTTCCTGGATGGCTAAATTGCACTcaatgttcaaaataaaaaatttactGAAATAGTTGTTTTACGGGAAACGTTTTTACTCATCCTCTCCTATTTGACCAAGGTAGTGAAATGCCATTTTTAAGCCAATGACTTgccaaaacaaataaatgcaatcCACACTAAAGGAAAACTTTCAAATACATACTTCAAGGTTCTACTATTCCTATATAAACTAGATAGACCCTCAAAATTCTAACACTTTGAACTGCAGTGCTCCAAACAATTTGTCTTTCAAATGCAGACTGTTGTTTAGTGGTAAATCCTAAATTGTGCAGACTGTAGCTTTATACAACATCAGCTGCCTTAGGAAAGTTAAGATTACATTACTCTTAGGATTACATTACTCTTCAAAGTTGTGGACAAAACCTATCCAAATGCAATATAGCCTAAAACGCATCTGTTCAAGCAAGTAAGTAAATTTAAAGTACACAGACACTTATGGCAGCATAATTACTTCTGTGTAAAGTAGCCATGGCCTATAATTTTGCAACAGCATCGAAGTGCAGGTCTTCACACTTTATTCATGTTAAGTCCCTTGTGCTAGCTTCCACCAAGATGAACTTGCTGTTTTTGTAAACGGAAGTGCTCTAGTTTAGTATCACATGAGAGAAGgttccatttaaaaaacatcCTCGTATGTTTGTGCAGTTTAAATTAAAGAAACCCACCCCTGcctttataagaaaaaaaaaaaaatgctacattgAGCAGGGATCAGGATTGGTACCTGTAAACATTGTTATTCCACTGCATCCGTTACAGCAAAAGTAACTTAGACTAAAAAGCCACTCCAATCCGTTCAGAacttctgtgctggttttgaaatGGTGGCCTCTGTctacaggctttaaaaaaaattgaagcagaGCTTAAAGCTGCACCACAGAGTTCTCTTAGTCCCAAACTCTGCCGAACACCCTACGACATTTCCACATCTAtggactgaaaaaagaaattactcttgATAAATCAAGATATAGTTCTATACATACAAAGACATCACTGATGTCATAAAGTTCAAACTTCCAGTGAAAGACTAAGCAAACCTGATAACTCCCATCAAGTTTACTACTACTGCATAAAGTACCCACTGTTTGTTCAGTTTTCCACAGTCATTCTGAGTGAAGGGCAGCATGTTGGTGAAGAGTGTGGGTACTGATAAAACCATTTGTCTCATTTGCAGATAGACTGCTGAAGTCAGCCACTGAAACAGCCATTTTGGCACTGGTAATATGGTGTGTATGGTTCTCGAAGTCCACACCAAGGTTATTTACAGAGACATCATTCATGAAAGATTCTGGGACAGCAATTCCCATTTTCAATCTCTTCGCAGGTCTTTCTGTCTCCTCACTGCACATGTTCATTGGGTTTAGCTCTGAATGATAAAAGCCAGtctcaaataaattaaaacaatcaCTTTCACCATTGCTAGGCAAGTTAAGCAATTCTTCTGTTCCAACAGGCACATGATTAACTGGTGCTCGGGGTAAGCTGTCCATAGGAGGAAAGGCATCATCCAGGCAGTTCACATCTGAAGTGTGGCAGACTGTAGCTACACTGTTTGTCAATGCTGGAAAAAAGATGAacacaaatgcaaatgaaatagTTGTTTGCATACttacaaaaaaaagatttttttttttttttcttgatttaccTGTCAACTCATTGGCAGTAATAGAGTTCAGAATGCTTAGCTGTTGATCAGGAATGGTTTCTGTTCGACTATTAGATGTTAAGGCTGAAGAATGCACTGCTCCACCAAGGGCTTCTGCTTCATCTACCAAACGATCCATGTAGTCCCTAAAGAATATTGCACCCATAATGTATTATTTAACCGGAAAACAAGGCCTAAAAATGATGATGGATTAATTTCAGTTGCCACAGCCACTGCAGCATTACACTGCAATGAccgaaaggaaaaaatatatcttcTACATTTACAATTTACAACAGAGAACACATTCCGAGCATGGTTTACTTACGTAACTCCTGGATGATGGTTGTACCTCTTCTTTCCAAATCTTGTTTGCTGAGCAAAGTAATCATAACGTTCTGACTTCTTCCACATGTAATAGAAAGCCACACACTCAGCAACCGTTCTGGTTCTTACCTAAAAGACAGCAAGAAGAACTGACAAGATTAATGCAAAGACTCATGTTTTGTCATCTCCCTAATTCCCATTCCTGCAAAATTGTTAGTTTTATTGTTCTAGTATCTGGAATAAACCAATTAAATTAGCAGACTTCAAAGAGATCTACAGTGTCAAATAAGTATTACATTTGTTCTACTGTATGTATGACTGGCTTTTTAAAAACCAGATTGAAAATATATCTACATTTGaagcatttatatatataaagatatatatataacaaTTTTTTAAACTACAAGATATCTCTCTCTTAAGATGGAGAAAGCTGAGCAAATCAATGACCCAAGAGAAGTGAAGCACAAAATACTTTGGGTACTTATTCCTTCTGGGAAAGTCCAGAACTGTGGAGGCTTTGACAACAGATAATCACAACAGTAAATgcttaaataacaaaataaatttgtACTCTTGTTGACTGCAAAGTATAAAGGATTCAAAAGGCTCATTTTGATCTATGTTAACTGTTTATCTCTTTTCCCAAAATGGATGTTACTATGCGAAGTCACATTCTTAGAGAAAAAGTCATTACTTCTACCTATATTCTTATAAACTATATCCATTTTTAGATGCAGTACCAGTTCACATCAGCAGCAGCTCACTGTTCCAGTTTAAGTTTTACAACTAGAATATACAACTTTATCCAGATATTGTCTGGCAGTAAACTACACTTGAGCTTAATCAAACTTACAGAAGCATCAGAGGCAAATCCAAAATGCCTTGAGTGCAATAGTAAACCTTGCTAGTTTAGACACAAAACACACTAGGCAGAGGAGGGAATGAACACATGTCCATATGCTAGTATATAAAGTCTCAGTTAACAATGCTTTGGAGTGGTAAGAAAATATCTCTTGTCAAATTTGTCCACGCACTAAATCTTGTCTAGCCAATACCTTCCATATACAAGCAACATCAGCTTATGCTGGATCCCAGAACCTTCCCTGAACTTTCTGGTGTTTTACCTACTTTGAAAAAACCCCAGTGGATTTCTTAGACAAATTCTGTTCCACAGGGACAGATACATCAACCCATGTACTATGTTGCATCTTGGAAAccatatttttcaattatttccttGCATCTCTGATTAATTACTGTTTATTGGTAAGGTCCATTTAAAATCTGAACCACTCAAGTATTATTGAGGACAGGTTAAACCAGATATTGAGCAGGACTAGCTGACTGTTGCTGAACAGCAACCACAACCCTATAAAGTTTACCTGAAATACTACAAAACCACCAGactcctaaagaaaaaaaccttcaagaTTGTATCAAAGGAGATATACAGAAAATGTGGAAACATCCATATTGTCAACTGTTGctttttgataaaaaaataaaaaatccctaTTCTTCAGGCACAGTGGAGTCAACCAGAGGCAACCCACATCAAGATTAGTGCTGGCCAGAAAAGAGTACTGATGGATGACTAcactttctgaaaacacaaagagCTAAGCCTGTTTCTGTAAACTTACATCTTCCTGGTGACAAAAATAAGTTAAGATGcttccccctctgcccccacccaTGGTATGGAAATACTGTACTTCTAGGAGAGGCACACATTTAAACTAAATTATACTATGAATGCATAAATGGAAGTAATGTCAACATAAATCAATTTCAGAGATAATACACTGACTCATCTTGCAATGCTTAGCTTTTCCAGTAACACCcgaggaaaaattaaaattaaaattaaaattaaaaaatgccaaGGTGGTTTTAATATGTTGGTTCTCATTTCACCATTCTGCATGGCTTCTGACAAATGTATGGCTTTTACAGATTTTCAGCATCATATCATCTATCAATTCTTCCATTTAACTGTAAAATACTAaccttgtttttctgtatgagATGAAAGTCTTTTCCATAAATCAGAAGTGCATGTTCAAAGTTTCTGCATTCTTCTTCTGTCCATGCTGTCATCTCTTCTAGACAATTATAAAAGTAGCATGATAAGCTTGATTTCACTCACTAACTTTTTGCAAAGAATAAAGTATTTGTTGCTAATGGATGAATAtccaaatgcatttaaaaaacccagtAGTTCGGTTATTTAGATCCACGTTCTTTCCTCTACTGTACAGATACCTACCTGAAATCTAACATTCTTCTTTATGAA encodes:
- the MIER3 gene encoding mesoderm induction early response protein 3 isoform X5; amino-acid sequence: MPLEDLLAFYGYEPTIPVMAGSSADSSPSELADELPDMTLDKEEIAKDLLSGDDEETQSSADDLTPSVTSHEATDFFPRPLRSNTTCDGDKESDAEDVEADNGNSSEDLRKEIMVGSQYQAEIPPYLGRYSDDEKAYENEDHLLWKPDVISENKVKEYLFETSLRTGNEKMIGRIPEGLHTRDNEQALYELLKSSHNVKEAIERYCSNGKASQEEMTAWTEEECRNFEHALLIYGKDFHLIQKNKVRTRTVAECVAFYYMWKKSERYDYFAQQTRFGKKRYNHHPGVTDYMDRLVDEAEALGGAVHSSALTSNSRTETIPDQQLSILNSITANELTALTNSVATVCHTSDVNCLDDAFPPMDSLPRAPVNHVPVGTEELLNLPSNGESDCFNLFETGFYHSELNPMNMCSEETERPAKRLKMGIAVPESFMNDVSVNNLGVDFENHTHHITSAKMAVSVADFSSLSANETNGFISTHTLHQHAALHSE
- the MIER3 gene encoding mesoderm induction early response protein 3 isoform X3, coding for MAEASFGSSSPVGSLSSEDHDFDPSAEMLVHDYDDERTLEEEEMMEESKNFSSEIEDLEKEGNMPLEDLLAFYGYEPTIPVMAGSSADSSPSELADELPDMTLDKEEIAKDLLSGDDEETQSSADDLTPSVTSHEATDFFPRPLRSNTTCDGDKESDAEDVEADNGNSSEDLRKEIMVGSQYQAEIPPYLGRYSDDEKAYENEDHLLWKPDVISENKVKEYLFETSLRTGNEKMIGRIPEGLHTRDNEQALYELLKSSHNVKEAIERYCSNGKASQEEMTAWTEEECRNFEHALLIYGKDFHLIQKNKVRTRTVAECVAFYYMWKKSERYDYFAQQTRFGKKRYNHHPGVTDYMDRLVDEAEALGGAVHSSALTSNSRTETIPDQQLSILNSITANELTALTNSVATVCHTSDVNCLDDAFPPMDSLPRAPVNHVPVGTEELLNLPSNGESDCFNLFETGFYHSELNPMNMCSEETERPAKRLKMGIAVPESFMNDVSVNNLGVDFENHTHHITSAKMAVSVADFSSLSANETNGFISTHTLHQHAALHSE
- the MIER3 gene encoding mesoderm induction early response protein 3 isoform X4, whose translation is MLVHDYDDERTLEEEEMMEESKNFSSEIEDLEKEGNMPLEDLLAFYGYEPTIPVMAGSSADSSPSELADELPDMTLDKEEIAKDLLSGDDEETQSSADDLTPSVTSHEATDFFPRPLRSNTTCDGDKESDAEDVEADNGNSSEDLRKEIMVGSQYQAEIPPYLGRYSDDEKAYENEDHLLWKPDVISENKVKEYLFETSLRTGNEKMIGRIPEGLHTRDNEQALYELLKSSHNVKEAIERYCSNGKASQEEMTAWTEEECRNFEHALLIYGKDFHLIQKNKVRTRTVAECVAFYYMWKKSERYDYFAQQTRFGKKRYNHHPGVTDYMDRLVDEAEALGGAVHSSALTSNSRTETIPDQQLSILNSITANELTALTNSVATVCHTSDVNCLDDAFPPMDSLPRAPVNHVPVGTEELLNLPSNGESDCFNLFETGFYHSELNPMNMCSEETERPAKRLKMGIAVPESFMNDVSVNNLGVDFENHTHHITSAKMAVSVADFSSLSANETNGFISTHTLHQHAALHSE